Below is a window of Blastopirellula marina DNA.
AGAGTTACGGCGCAGCGCTGCAGTACTTCACGGGATCCAAGGAGCACAACGTCAAAGTTCGCGGCATCGCCAAGCAGCATGGCTTAAAGATCAACGAATATGGTGTCTTCCGGATGGAAGACGGTGGAACCGAAACCTACGTTGCCGGTAAGACGGAAGAAGACGTCTACAAAGCGTTAGACTTGCCATGGTTTCCGCCAGAACTCCGTGAGAACCGTGATGTGATAAAACTCGCCGAGAGCGGCTTGCCAGAGTTGATTACCGTCGAGGATATTGTGGGGGATATGCACATGCATACCGACGCGACCGACGGGAAAAACACCTTAGAAGAAATGGTCGAAGCAGCGATCGCCCGAGGTTATCAGTACGTGGCGATTACCGATCACTCGAAGCGGGTCAGCATGGCGAACGGCCTGGATGCCGATCGACTGCTCGAACAGTGGAAAGCAATCGATAAGCTGAACAAGAAGCTCGATGGGCAGATCTTGATTCTGAAAGGACTGGAATGCGACATCCTCGAAAAGGGAGGCATGGATTTGCCGGATCAGGTGTTGGAACAAGGGGACTGGATCATTGCCAGCGTTCACTACGGTCAGAACCAACCTAAGCAGCAAATCACCGACCGAATTGTAGGTGCTCTGGAGAACCCTAATATCTGCATCGTTGCGCACCCGACCGGCAGGCTGATCAATCGCCGCGAAGCTTATGAAGTCGATCTTGAAACAGTCTTTCAGTGCGCTAAAGAGAATAAGAAGTTCGTCGAGCTGAATGCCAATCCGATGCGGCTCGATCTAAACGAGATTCAGTGCAACGCGGCTAAAGAGCGGGGTATCCCGATCGGCATTAATAGCGATGCCCATAACATCGAGGGATTCAACGTGATGAAGTATGGCATCAAGCAGGCACGTCGCGGCGGACTGACCAAGGCCGACGTTGTTAATACGCGGCCTTGGAAGGATATTCAGAAGATGTTGGGAAGATAGCCAACATCACCTAAGCCATGGCTTCGCGAAGCTGTTCGACGAATTTGGGGCATTCTTCGCGTGGATCGCCTGCTTCTTCGTACTCGAGAACAACGAAGCCACGGTAATTGGCTTCTTTCAGGATGTTAAACACCCGCTTGAAGTCGGTCGGGACTTTTTTCTTGTCCGGCCCAGAGACCACGACCTTTATCTGAGCATTGATGGCGTAGGGAGCGACCTGAGCCAATTCGCCATAGATGTCGTCGCTATGGAAGTTTCCTGAGTCGAGGTTCACGCCGAACCACTCGCTATCCACGTCGTGAACAATCTTCAGTAGACCTTCCGCCGTAGCTGTTGGTCCGCCGTGATTTTCCAAGGCGAGAAAGACACCATGCTGGCCAGCGTATTGGCATACTTCATTCAGACCTTCGACCATCAATCGATGCGTTTCTTCCACGCTCGATCCTTTCTTCTGATGGCCTGCAAAGACGCGAATAACGGGAGCATTCAGCTTCGCGGCATGCTCGATCCAAGCTTTGGTTAAGGCGATTTGTTGATCGCGAGCTTCCCCAGGCGGATGGCCGAAATCGTTACCGATTGCGGTTCCTGAAACGCTAAGCCCTTGGCGGAACGCATGCGCTTTGAGGCCATAAAGGTATTCCGCCGTGGGATCGGCTGGAAAGTAGTACGATGTTAATTCCGTGCCGTCTAATTGCATCTTGGCACAGTCGTCGATGAACGTTTCAAGCGTGACGCCTGACTTAGAATCTTTTAGTAAATTGCGGTAGCTGTAAGCGGCCAGGCTGAGTTTGAATTTGGGGGCCGTGCGATGGGTGATCGGCTCGGAAGCGACTGCTGACCCGGTAAGGAGACTTCCGGCCGCCAGACCTGACGTGGCGGCTAGCCAAGATCGACGATTGAGATGCGCATTGGTTGGCATGGAGGAATCTCCGAGAAAGTGAGAGTGTGGATAGTGGGTGGGGCTAAACGCCAACTCCGGCTGGCTGAGTGGCTTTATCGGATTCGCGATCGACGTCGGAAGCTACTTCGGAATCCGATTTCAGCACTTCCAGCGGCGCGAACGCCAGGCTCAAGCCAATCATCAGGATAGCAAATACCCAGTGCCCGGTAACTAATCCCAGTGCAAGCCAATGGAAGGCAGCCAGAATGGACAAGAGCGGACGCAGAATGCGGACCCAAATCAAGAGTCCGAAGACGAGCTCGAATAGAACGATCCAATGCGTCCAGGCAAACACGATGGTCGACATGCCGTTGTTACGAAGGAAAGTTAAGTCAATCAGCCGACTATCGGGTTGAGCAATCAACCACCACATCGCTTCGCCGTTCCACCAGACCGGGTTGCCGAGCTTGGCGGTGCCCATCATCAAGT
It encodes the following:
- the polX gene encoding DNA polymerase/3'-5' exonuclease PolX codes for the protein MNNAQIAAKFELLADLLEFQGANSFRVRAYRNAARTIEGLSQQISDILDDESQKLTDLDGIGKDLAEKCQVLVEKGELPQLDELQKKIPQSVLAMLRIPGLGPKKAAVIYKELKIATLEELKQACLDERVRELKGFGAKTEQTILNGIDLAATAEQRTYWATADKLVQRLREHLKDVKGVEKLEFAGSYRRGKETVGDIDILVTAKSPTAAMDRLGEFSELNEVIARGDTKMSIRLENNMQVDLRVVPAKSYGAALQYFTGSKEHNVKVRGIAKQHGLKINEYGVFRMEDGGTETYVAGKTEEDVYKALDLPWFPPELRENRDVIKLAESGLPELITVEDIVGDMHMHTDATDGKNTLEEMVEAAIARGYQYVAITDHSKRVSMANGLDADRLLEQWKAIDKLNKKLDGQILILKGLECDILEKGGMDLPDQVLEQGDWIIASVHYGQNQPKQQITDRIVGALENPNICIVAHPTGRLINRREAYEVDLETVFQCAKENKKFVELNANPMRLDLNEIQCNAAKERGIPIGINSDAHNIEGFNVMKYGIKQARRGGLTKADVVNTRPWKDIQKMLGR
- a CDS encoding sugar phosphate isomerase/epimerase family protein: MPTNAHLNRRSWLAATSGLAAGSLLTGSAVASEPITHRTAPKFKLSLAAYSYRNLLKDSKSGVTLETFIDDCAKMQLDGTELTSYYFPADPTAEYLYGLKAHAFRQGLSVSGTAIGNDFGHPPGEARDQQIALTKAWIEHAAKLNAPVIRVFAGHQKKGSSVEETHRLMVEGLNEVCQYAGQHGVFLALENHGGPTATAEGLLKIVHDVDSEWFGVNLDSGNFHSDDIYGELAQVAPYAINAQIKVVVSGPDKKKVPTDFKRVFNILKEANYRGFVVLEYEEAGDPREECPKFVEQLREAMA